From the genome of Gorilla gorilla gorilla isolate KB3781 chromosome 4, NHGRI_mGorGor1-v2.1_pri, whole genome shotgun sequence, one region includes:
- the MIEF2 gene encoding mitochondrial dynamics protein MID49 isoform X2, whose product MAEFSQKRGKRRGDEGLGSMVDFLLANARLVLGVGGAAVLGIATLAVKRFIDRATSPQDEDDTKADSWKELSLLKATPHLQPRPPPAALSQPVLPLAPSSSAPEGPAETDPEVTPQLSSPALLCLTLQERLLAFERDRVTIPAAQVALAKQLAGDIALELQAYFRSKFPELPFGAFVPGGPLYDGLQAGAADHVRLLVPLVLEPGLWSLVPGVDTVARDPRCWAVRRTQLEFCPRGSSPWDRFLVGGYLSSRILLELLRKALAASVNWPAIGSLLGCLIRPSMASEELLLEVQHERLELTVAVLVAVPGVDADDRLLLAWPLEGLAGNLWLQDLYPVEAARLRALDDHDAGTRRRLLLLLCAVCRGCSALGQLGRGHLTQVVLRLGEDNVDWTEAALGERFLQALELLIGSLEQASLPCHFNPSVNLFSSLREEEIDDIGYALYSGLQEPEGLL is encoded by the exons ATGGCAGAGTTCTCCCAGAAACGGGGGAAGCGGCGTGGCGACGAAGGGCTGGGCAGCATGGTGGACTTCCTCCTGGCCAATGCCCGCCTGGTGCTGGGCGTGGGCGGGGCTGCTGTGCTGGGCATTGCCACCCTGGCCGTGAAGCGG TTCATTGACAGGGCCACTAGCCCGCAGGATGAGGATGACACCAAGGCAGACAGCTGGAAGGAACTGAGCCTGCTCAAGGCCACACCACACCTGCAGCCCCGGCCTCCACCTGCTGCCCTTAGCCAGCCAGTGTTGCCCTTGGCTCCCTCGTCGTCTGCCCCAG AAGGGCCTGCAGAAACTGATCCTGAGGTGACACCACAGCTCAGCTCCCCAGCACTGCTGTGTCTGACACTGCAGGAGAGGCTGCTGGCCTTCGAGCGGGACCGTGTGACCATCCCAGCAGCCCAGGTGGCTTTGGCCAAACAGCTGGCTGGCGACATCGCCCTGGAGCTGCAGGCCTACTTTCGGAGCAAGTTCCCGGAACTGCCCTTTGGGGCATTCGTGCCTGGGGGGCCGCTCTACGACGGGCTGCAGGCGGGGGCTGCGGACCATGTGCGTCTCCTGGTGCCACTGGTGCTGGAGCCGGGCCTGTGGAGCCTGGTGCCGGGCGTGGACACTGTGGCGAGGGACCCTCGCTGCTGGGCCGTGCGCAGGACTCAGCTTGAATTCTGCCCCCGTGGAAGCAGCCCCTGGGACCGCTTCCTGGTCGGGGGCTACCTCTCCTCCCGCATCCTGCTGGAGCTACTCCGCAAGGCGCTGGCTGCCTCTGTCAACTGGCCGGCCATTGGCAGCCTTCTCGGGTGCCTGATCCGGCCCAGCATGGCCTCGGAGGAGCTGCTGCTTGAGGTGCAGCATGAACGCCTGGAGCTCACTGTGGCTGTGCTTGTGGCAGTCCCTGGGGTCGATGCTGACGACCGCCTCCTCTTGGCCTGGCCCCTGGAGGGGCTGGCGGGGAACCTCTGGCTGCAGGACCTGTATCCAGTGGAGGCAGCTAGGCTGCGAGCCCTGGACGACCATGACGCTGGGACTCGCcggcggctgctgctgctgctgtgtgcTGTCTGCCGTGGTTGCTCGGCTCTGGGGCAGCTAGGCCGGGGTCACCTGACCCAGGTGGTCCTGCGTCTGGGGGAGGACAACGTGGATTGGACGGAGGCGGCCTTGGGTGAGCGCTTCCTGCAAGCCCTGGAGCTGCTCATCGGCAGCCTGGAGCAGGCCAGCCTGCCCTGCCACTTCAACCCCAGCGTGAACCTCTTCAGCAGCTTGCGTGAGGAGGAGATTGACGACATTGGCTATGCGCTGTATAGTGGCCTACAGGAGCCTGAGGGGCTGCTCTAG
- the MIEF2 gene encoding mitochondrial dynamics protein MID49 isoform X1 — protein sequence MPSYRQTMAEFSQKRGKRRGDEGLGSMVDFLLANARLVLGVGGAAVLGIATLAVKRFIDRATSPQDEDDTKADSWKELSLLKATPHLQPRPPPAALSQPVLPLAPSSSAPEGPAETDPEVTPQLSSPALLCLTLQERLLAFERDRVTIPAAQVALAKQLAGDIALELQAYFRSKFPELPFGAFVPGGPLYDGLQAGAADHVRLLVPLVLEPGLWSLVPGVDTVARDPRCWAVRRTQLEFCPRGSSPWDRFLVGGYLSSRILLELLRKALAASVNWPAIGSLLGCLIRPSMASEELLLEVQHERLELTVAVLVAVPGVDADDRLLLAWPLEGLAGNLWLQDLYPVEAARLRALDDHDAGTRRRLLLLLCAVCRGCSALGQLGRGHLTQVVLRLGEDNVDWTEAALGERFLQALELLIGSLEQASLPCHFNPSVNLFSSLREEEIDDIGYALYSGLQEPEGLL from the exons ATGCCATCTTACAG GCAGACCATGGCAGAGTTCTCCCAGAAACGGGGGAAGCGGCGTGGCGACGAAGGGCTGGGCAGCATGGTGGACTTCCTCCTGGCCAATGCCCGCCTGGTGCTGGGCGTGGGCGGGGCTGCTGTGCTGGGCATTGCCACCCTGGCCGTGAAGCGG TTCATTGACAGGGCCACTAGCCCGCAGGATGAGGATGACACCAAGGCAGACAGCTGGAAGGAACTGAGCCTGCTCAAGGCCACACCACACCTGCAGCCCCGGCCTCCACCTGCTGCCCTTAGCCAGCCAGTGTTGCCCTTGGCTCCCTCGTCGTCTGCCCCAG AAGGGCCTGCAGAAACTGATCCTGAGGTGACACCACAGCTCAGCTCCCCAGCACTGCTGTGTCTGACACTGCAGGAGAGGCTGCTGGCCTTCGAGCGGGACCGTGTGACCATCCCAGCAGCCCAGGTGGCTTTGGCCAAACAGCTGGCTGGCGACATCGCCCTGGAGCTGCAGGCCTACTTTCGGAGCAAGTTCCCGGAACTGCCCTTTGGGGCATTCGTGCCTGGGGGGCCGCTCTACGACGGGCTGCAGGCGGGGGCTGCGGACCATGTGCGTCTCCTGGTGCCACTGGTGCTGGAGCCGGGCCTGTGGAGCCTGGTGCCGGGCGTGGACACTGTGGCGAGGGACCCTCGCTGCTGGGCCGTGCGCAGGACTCAGCTTGAATTCTGCCCCCGTGGAAGCAGCCCCTGGGACCGCTTCCTGGTCGGGGGCTACCTCTCCTCCCGCATCCTGCTGGAGCTACTCCGCAAGGCGCTGGCTGCCTCTGTCAACTGGCCGGCCATTGGCAGCCTTCTCGGGTGCCTGATCCGGCCCAGCATGGCCTCGGAGGAGCTGCTGCTTGAGGTGCAGCATGAACGCCTGGAGCTCACTGTGGCTGTGCTTGTGGCAGTCCCTGGGGTCGATGCTGACGACCGCCTCCTCTTGGCCTGGCCCCTGGAGGGGCTGGCGGGGAACCTCTGGCTGCAGGACCTGTATCCAGTGGAGGCAGCTAGGCTGCGAGCCCTGGACGACCATGACGCTGGGACTCGCcggcggctgctgctgctgctgtgtgcTGTCTGCCGTGGTTGCTCGGCTCTGGGGCAGCTAGGCCGGGGTCACCTGACCCAGGTGGTCCTGCGTCTGGGGGAGGACAACGTGGATTGGACGGAGGCGGCCTTGGGTGAGCGCTTCCTGCAAGCCCTGGAGCTGCTCATCGGCAGCCTGGAGCAGGCCAGCCTGCCCTGCCACTTCAACCCCAGCGTGAACCTCTTCAGCAGCTTGCGTGAGGAGGAGATTGACGACATTGGCTATGCGCTGTATAGTGGCCTACAGGAGCCTGAGGGGCTGCTCTAG